CTTTAACGATTGAAGTACTTCTTTAATGAGAGATTCCGACAGCTCTTCCTTCTTAGTGAAATTGATGACCACTGTATATTTGTAGTCACCCTTGATCGCAAATACGTTCTCTGTCGCATACCAGCTTTTCAAATCAAACGTATTGCTCGACCGCAGAACGATTGTCTCCACTCCATCAATCGTCTGTTTCTTGATAGGCCCGCTCGATCTATATTCAGGTAAGTACAACTCCTCATATCTCTTACCCATACCATCTACCCATGCTTGAAGGGACTCGCCTTCCTTCTTCGAGCGAAGATTAATTTCAATCATTGCGGTTTCCTTCTCGTTCTCGAACACAACGGTTTCGCCGGAATCGTCATTTATATCCCAGTCCGCCGGCACCTTCAGCGAGAAGCCGTACGTCTCGTCCTCGTACTCGCGCCAGCCGTCCTTCACCGTCGATAGATCCTTGTACTCTGAGCTCTTCGCATCGAACGACATTGTGAAGCTGTCCAGCAAGTCCTTATACCCGCTGTACTTCGAAGGATTCTTGTAATCCGCTTCCTTCTCAACTGTGAAATATAGGATGAACACATTCTCGCCCTTCTGGTAGGCGCGGTATTCATACATGCTGCCACGTTCCGTGGACACGATCTTCGCATACGAGGTGCCGCCTTCGCGAACCATCTTCTTCTCTAATACTTTCTCCTCCACCTCATCGGTCAGCAGACTGATCAGCGAGTCGTCTGACATGTCGGATGACATATCCGTCATGACCCATACCCCTAAGGAGTACTCGCCATTCGCATCCTCGAAGCTAACGTAATCCTCCTTAAAGCTCTGGTAGCTCTTCACAAGGCCAGAAGGGTACTTCATCGACCAGCCGAAATGGCTGTTGCCGATCTGGGTCTTACCTACGTCCGAATCTATGCCGGTACCAGCCGAAGCAGCCGAGTCGCCTGCCTCACCGCTGATCTCGATCGTAGAAGTCGCTTCATCGAATGCTACCTTCGCACCGAATTGCTCCGCGATGAAGCGAAGCGGTACCATTGTCGTTCCATTGACGAGCTGCGGTGCTGCCTCAAGCGTCACGCTTGCGTCGTTCACAGTCGCAGTCGTGCTGCCGATCTGGAGCGAAAGACGGATGATTCCCTGCTTCAGACCGACCGTCTGTGTAGCCGAATCCCAGTTCAGCTGCGCGCCGAACGCGGTTGTAATGACGCGCAGCGGTACGAGCGTCGAGCCGTTCGAGACAAACGGCTTCTCTACCGTCATGTTCTCTGCATTAACCTGAAGGGAGGACTCACCGAGCTTCAGCTTGATGCT
Above is a genomic segment from Paenibacillus sp. YYML68 containing:
- a CDS encoding copper amine oxidase N-terminal domain-containing protein, which gives rise to MRTSKWLQTCLAASLLLGAISPFTVADSYAASDEKGVSIKLKLGESSLQVNAENMTVEKPFVSNGSTLVPLRVITTAFGAQLNWDSATQTVGLKQGIIRLSLQIGSTTATVNDASVTLEAAPQLVNGTTMVPLRFIAEQFGAKVAFDEATSTIEISGEAGDSAASAGTGIDSDVGKTQIGNSHFGWSMKYPSGLVKSYQSFKEDYVSFEDANGEYSLGVWVMTDMSSDMSDDSLISLLTDEVEEKVLEKKMVREGGTSYAKIVSTERGSMYEYRAYQKGENVFILYFTVEKEADYKNPSKYSGYKDLLDSFTMSFDAKSSEYKDLSTVKDGWREYEDETYGFSLKVPADWDINDDSGETVVFENEKETAMIEINLRSKKEGESLQAWVDGMGKRYEELYLPEYRSSGPIKKQTIDGVETIVLRSSNTFDLKSWYATENVFAIKGDYKYTVVINFTKKEELSESLIKEVLQSLKFGTPSSTLGTIQDNEEHKDRSKRTTVTNKLYNYSLSVPEYWKSETTRDKSSFSYSYFGGGFFVIADEDPDETPSELADKLKKKMNENGKPSDLTVLEDRNETVAGQQAKWLQIEHQNLITTMCVFEKDGVLYYIGDSHVKAVDTEFMKKLVDDTIKSFKITN